A single window of Spirochaetaceae bacterium DNA harbors:
- a CDS encoding helicase-related protein, with translation MRYTLRLLTRQQFERAARMVCALELIRRGNPARYGEAPIDIGIWVGREISPNTFAQARELVDEIKDGRPEACYKLLLERCPWCGTSFNVELGYHATGDDFGFQCTGPECAFGVDSRLLPCNVVDEALYRRPPSLLVGTIDKFARLAWDDRAGAFFGVSNGSRPPELVIQDELHLVTGPLGSVAGLYEAGLETLLIQRGVRPKYVASTATIRMAEQQVRRLYARELAVFPPPGLSHDDSYFARVDREHPGRLYVGYLSPMLDQQRCLAPLAAAVLAAPLAVFDGRSDRDALLDAWWTQVIYHGSLKGVGNSHNSFMTDVRDFGRWIAGGGEEQQDNEYAPDFADRDHEPDGAAGRLQHARVAQLTSRRPAEENAETFQRLMRSREADGSLDAVLATNMISVGLDVARLALMIVNGQPLTTAEYIQATSRVGRGDVPGLIFANYYRHQARSLSHYESFRPYHESFYRFVEPSSVTPFTHQVRSRALHAALVIVLRHTCSDLRGNASARNFDRNAPEVRAAVADLKRRCAHAAADSGQRSDTERHLERLVEQWHDEARRCEQGRRQLKYQAPDRERNADRLLYAHGDARPALWATLHSMRNVEGTGALRIHEWPRAKLRNETCP, from the coding sequence ATGCGTTACACGTTGCGACTGCTCACCCGCCAGCAGTTCGAACGGGCCGCGCGCATGGTGTGCGCGTTGGAACTGATCCGGAGGGGTAATCCAGCCCGCTACGGTGAGGCGCCCATTGACATCGGCATCTGGGTCGGCCGCGAGATCAGCCCCAACACGTTCGCTCAGGCTCGGGAACTGGTGGACGAGATCAAGGATGGCAGACCGGAAGCGTGCTACAAGCTGCTCCTGGAGCGTTGTCCGTGGTGCGGCACCTCGTTCAACGTCGAGTTGGGTTACCATGCAACCGGAGACGACTTCGGTTTCCAGTGCACCGGCCCGGAGTGCGCATTCGGCGTCGACTCCCGCCTGCTGCCCTGCAACGTCGTGGACGAGGCCCTCTATCGACGCCCGCCCTCGCTGCTAGTCGGTACCATCGACAAGTTTGCGCGGCTCGCTTGGGACGACCGGGCCGGCGCGTTCTTCGGTGTCAGCAACGGCTCGCGTCCGCCGGAGCTGGTGATCCAGGACGAGTTGCACCTGGTCACGGGGCCGCTCGGTTCGGTAGCGGGGCTGTACGAAGCGGGACTCGAAACGCTGCTGATCCAGCGCGGTGTTCGTCCAAAGTACGTCGCCTCCACCGCCACCATCCGGATGGCGGAGCAGCAGGTCCGGCGCCTGTATGCGCGCGAGCTTGCCGTGTTTCCGCCGCCGGGGCTGTCACACGACGACTCGTACTTCGCACGCGTGGACCGGGAGCATCCGGGGCGGCTCTATGTCGGCTACCTGTCGCCGATGCTCGATCAACAGCGCTGCCTCGCGCCGCTCGCCGCAGCGGTGCTTGCCGCCCCGCTGGCAGTGTTCGACGGACGTTCCGACCGGGACGCGTTACTTGATGCGTGGTGGACCCAGGTGATCTACCACGGCAGCCTCAAGGGAGTGGGCAACAGCCACAACTCGTTCATGACTGACGTGCGCGACTTCGGGCGATGGATCGCCGGCGGGGGTGAGGAACAGCAAGACAACGAGTATGCCCCCGATTTTGCCGATCGAGATCATGAACCGGACGGCGCGGCAGGGCGGTTGCAGCACGCACGCGTTGCTCAGCTCACGAGTCGGCGGCCTGCCGAGGAGAATGCCGAGACGTTTCAGCGACTGATGAGGTCCCGGGAGGCCGATGGCAGCCTCGACGCGGTACTCGCGACCAACATGATATCCGTCGGTCTCGACGTGGCGCGCCTTGCGCTGATGATCGTCAACGGTCAGCCGCTCACCACCGCAGAATACATCCAGGCTACCAGCCGAGTCGGGCGTGGGGACGTTCCCGGTCTCATCTTTGCCAACTACTACCGGCACCAAGCTCGAAGTCTGTCTCACTACGAGAGCTTCCGCCCCTACCACGAGTCCTTCTACCGCTTCGTGGAGCCGAGCAGTGTGACGCCGTTTACCCACCAGGTTCGTTCGCGCGCGCTCCACGCCGCCCTCGTCATTGTACTCCGACATACGTGCAGCGATCTGCGCGGTAATGCATCGGCGCGGAACTTCGACCGGAACGCGCCCGAAGTACGGGCTGCGGTCGCAGATCTCAAGCGGCGTTGTGCACACGCGGCTGCTGACTCCGGCCAGCGGTCTGACACCGAGCGCCATCTCGAACGTCTGGTCGAACAGTGGCACGATGAAGCGCGGCGCTGTGAACAAGGCCGACGACAGCTCAAGTACCAGGCGCCGGACCGCGAGCGAAACGCCGACCGGTTGCTCTACGCGCACGGCGACGCGCGTCCCGCCCTGTGGGCGACCTTGCACTCGATGCGGAACGTGGAAGGGACCGGTGCGTTGAGAATCCATGAGTGGCCGCGCGCGAAATTGAGGAACGAAACGTGTCCATGA